The following are encoded together in the Triticum dicoccoides isolate Atlit2015 ecotype Zavitan chromosome 6B, WEW_v2.0, whole genome shotgun sequence genome:
- the LOC119324398 gene encoding (6-4)DNA photolyase isoform X1, giving the protein MDAATAATATAAAALVWFRKGLRVHDNPALDAARRSAARVYPVFVLDPRYLRPDPAAPSPGSARAGVARVRFLLESLRDLDARLRRLGSRLLVLRAREDVSDAVCAALKDWNIRKLCFESDTEPYALARDKRVTDFAAASGIEVFSPVSHTLFDPAEIIEKNGGRPPLTYQSFVATAGEPPKPVMEEYSELPPIGDTGGYELLPVPKLEELGYGDLSQEYIPPFRGGETEALKRMRESLQDKEWVAKFEKPKGDPSAFLKPATTVLSPYLKFGCLSARYFYHCIQDVYRSTKTHTKPPVSLAGQLLWRDFFYTVSFGTPNFDQMEGNKICKQIPWRENEELFVAWRDGRTGYPWIDAIMIQLRKWGWMHHLARHSVACFLTRGDLYVHWEQGRDVFERLLIDSDWAINNGNWLWLSCSSFFYQYHRIYSPISFGKKYDPNGDYIRHFIPVLKDMPKEYIYEPWTAPLSVQEKARCIVGKDYPKPVVDHEAASKECRKRMGEAYACNRLGGNPVKGNSSNSSRRKFSDGGQDVPDSSMSKQPRKRS; this is encoded by the exons ATGGACGCTGCAACCGccgcgacggcgaccgcggcggcggcgctggtctgGTTCCGGAAGGGCCTGCGCGTGCACGACAACCCGGCGCTCGACGCGGCCCGGCGCAGCGCCGCGCGGGTCTACCCGGTGTTCGTGCTCGACCCGCGGTACCTCCGCCCGGACCCGGCTGCGCCCTCCCCGGGCTCCGCGCGCGCCGGAGTCGCGCGCGTCCGCTTCCTCCTCGAGAGCCTTCGCGACCTGGacgcccgcctccgccgcctcggctcacGCCTCCTCGTCCTGCGCGCCCGCGAGGACGTCTCGGACGCCGTCTGCGCAGCCCTCAAGGAC TGGAACATCCGCAAGCTGTGCTTCGAGTCCGACACCGAGCCGTACGCCCTGGCCCGCGACAAGAGAGTCACG GATTTTGCTGCTGCGTCGGGGATCGAGGTGTTCTCGCCTGTCAGCCACACCCTTTTTGACCCAGCAGAAATCATAGAGAAG AATGGGGGCCGGCCACCGTTGACATACCAATCGTTTGTGGCCACCGCTGGAGAGCCGCCCAAGCCAGTGATGGAGGAATACTCTGAGCTCCCGCCAATCGGCGATACCGGAGGATATGAGTTGTTGCCTGTGCCCAAACTGGAAGAGCTTGGGTATGGTGATCTCAGCCAG GAGTACATTCCGCCATTCCGCGGCGGCGAGACAGAAGCTCTGAAGAGGATGAGAGAGTCACTCCAGGATAAG GAATGGGTTGCCAAGTTTGAGAAACCTAAGGGTGACCCTTCTGCCTTCTTGAAACCTGCAACAACGGTCTTGTCACCGTATCTGAAA TTCGGTTGCCTGTCGGCGAGGTACTTTTACCACTGCATTCAAGATGTCTACAGGAGTACCAAAACGCATACAAAACCACCTGTTTCGTTGGCTGGCCAG TTGCTGTGGAGGGATTTCTTCTACACAGTGTCTTTTGGCACTCCTAATTTCGATCAGATGGAAGGGAACAAAATATGCAAACAG ATcccatggagagagaacgaggagcTGTTTGTTGCATGGAGAGATGGCCGGACAGGATATCCATGGATTGATGCCATCATGATTCAG CTgaggaagtggggttggatgcatcATCTTGCACGCCACTCTGTTGCTTGTTTCCTGACGCGGGGTGATCTG TACGTCCACTGGGAGCAAGGCCGTGACGTCTTTGAAAGGCTACTGATAGATTCGGACTGGGCCATTAACAATGGCAATTGGCTATGGCTCTCCTGTTCATCATTCTTCTACCAG TATCACAGAATTTACTCCCCAATCTCATTTGGAAAGAAGTACGACCCCAACGGAGACTACATTAGGCATTTCATCCCGGTGCTaaaag aCATGCCCAAGGAGTACATCTACGAGCCTTGGACTGCACCCCTGAGCGTGCAGGAGAAAGCCAGGTGCATCGTCGGCAAAGACTACCCAAAACCAG TGGTTGACCATGAAGCTGCAAGCAAAGAATGCAGGAAGAGGATGGGGGAAGCTTATGCGTGTAATCGCCTAGGGGGCAACCCTGTCAAAGGAAATTCCTCAAATTCATCGCGAAGGAAGTTTTCTGATGGTGGCCAAGATGTCCCCGACTCATCCATGTCCAAGCAACCGAGGAAGAGAAGCTGA
- the LOC119324398 gene encoding (6-4)DNA photolyase isoform X2, which translates to MDAATAATATAAAALVWFRKGLRVHDNPALDAARRSAARVYPVFVLDPRYLRPDPAAPSPGSARAGVARVRFLLESLRDLDARLRRLGSRLLVLRAREDVSDAVCAALKDWNIRKLCFESDTEPYALARDKRVTVFSPVSHTLFDPAEIIEKNGGRPPLTYQSFVATAGEPPKPVMEEYSELPPIGDTGGYELLPVPKLEELGYGDLSQEYIPPFRGGETEALKRMRESLQDKEWVAKFEKPKGDPSAFLKPATTVLSPYLKFGCLSARYFYHCIQDVYRSTKTHTKPPVSLAGQLLWRDFFYTVSFGTPNFDQMEGNKICKQIPWRENEELFVAWRDGRTGYPWIDAIMIQLRKWGWMHHLARHSVACFLTRGDLYVHWEQGRDVFERLLIDSDWAINNGNWLWLSCSSFFYQYHRIYSPISFGKKYDPNGDYIRHFIPVLKDMPKEYIYEPWTAPLSVQEKARCIVGKDYPKPVVDHEAASKECRKRMGEAYACNRLGGNPVKGNSSNSSRRKFSDGGQDVPDSSMSKQPRKRS; encoded by the exons ATGGACGCTGCAACCGccgcgacggcgaccgcggcggcggcgctggtctgGTTCCGGAAGGGCCTGCGCGTGCACGACAACCCGGCGCTCGACGCGGCCCGGCGCAGCGCCGCGCGGGTCTACCCGGTGTTCGTGCTCGACCCGCGGTACCTCCGCCCGGACCCGGCTGCGCCCTCCCCGGGCTCCGCGCGCGCCGGAGTCGCGCGCGTCCGCTTCCTCCTCGAGAGCCTTCGCGACCTGGacgcccgcctccgccgcctcggctcacGCCTCCTCGTCCTGCGCGCCCGCGAGGACGTCTCGGACGCCGTCTGCGCAGCCCTCAAGGAC TGGAACATCCGCAAGCTGTGCTTCGAGTCCGACACCGAGCCGTACGCCCTGGCCCGCGACAAGAGAGTCACG GTGTTCTCGCCTGTCAGCCACACCCTTTTTGACCCAGCAGAAATCATAGAGAAG AATGGGGGCCGGCCACCGTTGACATACCAATCGTTTGTGGCCACCGCTGGAGAGCCGCCCAAGCCAGTGATGGAGGAATACTCTGAGCTCCCGCCAATCGGCGATACCGGAGGATATGAGTTGTTGCCTGTGCCCAAACTGGAAGAGCTTGGGTATGGTGATCTCAGCCAG GAGTACATTCCGCCATTCCGCGGCGGCGAGACAGAAGCTCTGAAGAGGATGAGAGAGTCACTCCAGGATAAG GAATGGGTTGCCAAGTTTGAGAAACCTAAGGGTGACCCTTCTGCCTTCTTGAAACCTGCAACAACGGTCTTGTCACCGTATCTGAAA TTCGGTTGCCTGTCGGCGAGGTACTTTTACCACTGCATTCAAGATGTCTACAGGAGTACCAAAACGCATACAAAACCACCTGTTTCGTTGGCTGGCCAG TTGCTGTGGAGGGATTTCTTCTACACAGTGTCTTTTGGCACTCCTAATTTCGATCAGATGGAAGGGAACAAAATATGCAAACAG ATcccatggagagagaacgaggagcTGTTTGTTGCATGGAGAGATGGCCGGACAGGATATCCATGGATTGATGCCATCATGATTCAG CTgaggaagtggggttggatgcatcATCTTGCACGCCACTCTGTTGCTTGTTTCCTGACGCGGGGTGATCTG TACGTCCACTGGGAGCAAGGCCGTGACGTCTTTGAAAGGCTACTGATAGATTCGGACTGGGCCATTAACAATGGCAATTGGCTATGGCTCTCCTGTTCATCATTCTTCTACCAG TATCACAGAATTTACTCCCCAATCTCATTTGGAAAGAAGTACGACCCCAACGGAGACTACATTAGGCATTTCATCCCGGTGCTaaaag aCATGCCCAAGGAGTACATCTACGAGCCTTGGACTGCACCCCTGAGCGTGCAGGAGAAAGCCAGGTGCATCGTCGGCAAAGACTACCCAAAACCAG TGGTTGACCATGAAGCTGCAAGCAAAGAATGCAGGAAGAGGATGGGGGAAGCTTATGCGTGTAATCGCCTAGGGGGCAACCCTGTCAAAGGAAATTCCTCAAATTCATCGCGAAGGAAGTTTTCTGATGGTGGCCAAGATGTCCCCGACTCATCCATGTCCAAGCAACCGAGGAAGAGAAGCTGA